In the genome of Pseudanabaena mucicola str. Chao 1806, the window CAAGAGCTATATGATAAACACGTCCCTACTTAGTACACGATCGCCTGATGGAGGGATAGTTCCACAACCTCTTATGAAGATGCCATTTTTAATAATAATTCGGAATCAAGTAAAAAAACTGTTTGTGGTTCAGATTTTTTGATCGGTATTTGCATAATGTGGCTTGCAATTCCTAATGTGTCGTGATCACGATATTCAGAAGTCACAGTCTGAAGGCTTAGAAGTGGCACATCTTCAACATTAGGCAAAGTATCAATCGTAATTCCACATAAACTCTTCTTTCCTAAAAAAATCACTAAAAATCCCTTTGCAATATTTTTTTCTTGGTCATAAATGCGCTTATATAAATCGATAACCAAGACTTCTTGATCCTCATACATGGCTATACCCAGTAACTTATCGCCACTGCGATGAATTTTTGGTAAAGGAATAATCCGAATTACACTATCAATTCCAATCGCTAAATTCAGATTTCCCATTGTAAAAACAAGGAATTTAAGCTTTTCTTCTTTCTTTTGCTTAGTGATCATAATAATTCTCTTTGAAATCCTTTATACCAACCTGAACTAAGTTGTGAGAGTTGCACCCGCAGGGTGCGACTCTCACAACTTAGTTCGTATTCAATAGTCCTTGAATAGTTTCGATTAGTTGTTGCTCAAGATAGGGCTTAGTATGATATCCCGAAGCTCCCAGCATCTCGGCAACCCTGCGATGTTTTGCGCCACTACGAGAAGTCAACATAACTATCGGAAGTTTCGCATAACGGTTTTCTTTCCGACAGGCGGTTAAAAATTCAAATCCATTCATAACTGGCATTTCCACATCACAGATTACGGCTTGGATGTCAGGCGATCGTGAAAGTTGCTCGAGCGCTTCTCGACCATCAACGGATTGGATGACCTGATAGCCAAACTTCTCTAAGGTTAGATACAAAGCCTGACGAGTAGTTAGGGAATCATCAACAATGAGGATTGTTCGTCTTTGTTGAAGTTTTGGTTTGGGTCTTAATGCAGGTGGAACAGATTGTACATCTGTGGAATTTATTGGGGAACTGGATGGAGAATTTGGTGCTGAACTTATTACTGGAAGTGGTAAGTTATTTACGGGATTTATAGCCAATAGAGATGTACTATCAATCACAGGTACAAGACTGCCATCACCGAGAACTGTACAACCATAGAGGTAAGATGGCGGCGCGACAGCTTTACCAAAGGGTTTAATTGCTAATTCCTGCTCGTTGATGACGCGATCAATTGGTAGGGCGGCGATTTCATCACCATCAGCTAATAGTAATAAGGTGGTCTGATCTTCTTCTGTAAATGACTCTGGTGTGAGTATATCGAGAGATTTTTTAGGCAATGGATAACCATCGGCAAAGATAGAAGGCGGATATAAAGGAATCAAACGATCTTCAAAACGGAAAAATTCTTTGCCCTGAATAATTTGAATCGCATTAGATTCAACGGTGATAATTCCTAATAACGTGTCGATCGCGATCGCCATTAATCGCTCCTGCACACTGAAAATTAGCAACTTAGCAATACTGAGGGTGAGCGGTAACTTGATAATGAAATTAGTACCTAAGCCTACTTCTGACTTGATCTCGATGGAACCTTTGAGACTGCGTACTTGTTCCTGAACCGTCGATAACCCTATACCGCGACCTGACAGCTCAGAAACGACTTCAGCGGTCGAGAAACTCGGCGCAAATAAGAATTGGTAAATCTCTTCTTTGCTGATTTGATTGGCTTGTTCTGATTTTAGTAATCCAACAGCGATCGCCTTCGCCTTTATCTTTTCAATATCAATACCATGACCATCATCTTTAATTTCGATATAGGTTTGATTGCCACGATAATAGGCTCGAATTTCAATGGTCGCAATGGCAGGTTTACCGCGATTCAGACGTTCTTGGGTTGATTCTGTGCCGTGATCGAAAGCGTTACGGACTAGATGCACAAAGGGATCATATAGTTTTTCCAGAACAGATTTATCAACTAAGGTTCCAGCCCCAAATAGTTTTAAATTAACTTGTTTATTATATTTATTAGATAATTCGCGTACCATGCGGGGCAGGCTGCTGAGAATATCGCCTAGCGGTAACATTCGTGACCATAGTAGGTCATACCTTAATTGCTTTAGGATTTGTTGTTTACGGCGTTGGGTTTGTTGTTTTTGTTGCATCAAAATCGCCATATCACGCATCCCTTCATCCATTTGTGCGATTTCTTCGAGTGCTTCTTGGATCACGTTATGGAGGCGATTATAAGAATCCATTTGCAATGGATCGAAATCTGCTAATAAGTTACTGGCACTAGATATGGATAAATTTATGGAAGAATTAGTCAAACTAGAATCTTGAGTTTTTACTTGTGATCGCTGCGCTTTATCGAGGCATATTTGCAAATTTTTAGAAAGATTTTCAAAACCTTTAAATTGTTTTTGAATACGCTCAATTTTGGCTTGAAGTTGTTGATTTTGTAGAATCGAGGCATTTTCTTGAGTAACCAATTCACTAGAGAAGTTATTTAATCTTTCTAGTCGAGGCAGATCAACTCTTACGGTTTCAGTAATATAGGGAGTGACTTTTTCAGTAGTTATTTTTTTACTGGTGATTTCTGTTGATGTTGTTGTCTTGGCAAGATTAGAGATACTTAATTGAGTTGTTTGTTCATCAATTGGGGGAGTAATTTCTGGTTTAATTTCTGCCGTAACTATTGGTTCAGAATCTAATAAATTCTCATTAAAGTCATCAAGTTCAACCAAGTCAAAGACTGAATTCAAATTGTCAAAAATATTTGCTTCAGGGCTATTACTCTGACTATTATCGACATTTGTCGTAAAAAAATCAAAATTCTGATTGAGTTGCTCAGGCTCTAAACTTATAGTCTGGGAATCAAAATCATCGAATTTAGGAACTTCCGTAAAAATCTCTAAACTTGCAGTTAGAAAACTACTCTCAGAATTAGATGATTTAGTTTCTGGCTCTGATTCTATCTCTAGGAAATTAGAATTATCTATTTCTTGTTCTGAGGATGTAATCCAATCATTAGAAGTATTGAAACTAGAATTTTCTTGAATAAGATTTGGGATTTGCGATTCTTTTAGAATATTTTCTTCACAACTGGTTGAAGATTGGGTAAGCGCGATTAATTCAGGGCTAGGGTTTCCGCCTTGGACGCGATCGCCTGCTAGGACTTCATCGCGGGCGGTCACAAAATTTGCTACAGCTACCTCACCCACCAAAATCGGATGATCAGGATTACGCTCCAGAGCTTCCAACGTTGCCTTGGCGATTGCTTTAAACCCCGATAGATTTAATAATTCACCAAGACCATTAAAGACTTCCACCTGCGCTCTAATTTCTCCTGTCACAGGTAAACCTTCTGGATTTGCCAGCACATTTTGCAGTCGCAATATTCCCTGCTGCACATCACCATCAAACACAATCTGGACAATATCGACCCCTAATTCGGCAGATGTTGGTAATTCGACATCTTCATCGATTTCCCCAAAAAACAATTTTAAAACATCAAAGACGGGTTCCGCCGCCGCGATCGCTGCTGCTGATTCGTAATGTCCTGATTGTAGTTGATCCATTAATGGCTCACGCAAACAGTCATAAGCCTGTAACAACAAGCCTTCGATATCAGCATCGATTTCCCCTTCAAAGCGATATAATGATCGAAATACATCCTCTAGTTGATGGGCGATCGTTTTGATACCATTGAGATTGAGACTCGCCGAACCACCTTTAATCGAATGAGCGGCTCGCATGATTGAGTGAATATTTGCGGTGCTACGATCTTCTCTGAGAGAAAGCAATCCCGTCTCAATTATCTGCAAAAATTCTGGTGCTTCTTGCTTGAAAAATTGATAAGCCTGATCTTGAATCTCTAGTTCAGTGTTGTACATGGCGGCTATCCTGATTTTCTAGCTGACTTTAAATTGAGATACATTGATTTGCAACTCTTGAGCAACTTTTCGCAACTCAGCAAAAGCTTCATTCATGCTTTCGGTTTGGGTAGAGTTGTTAGCCGCAATCAGAGCCACGTTTTGAATGGTTTGACTTACATCCTCTGATGTTTGCACCTGCTCGGAAGCTGATTGAGAAATTTTCTGTACGATTTGATTAACTCTTTGGCTAGAAAAAGCAATTTCAGTGAGTTTTTGACGGGACTCTTCCACCAGTCGAGAGCCATTGTTTACCTGTTCTGTGCCGATTTGCACCGCTTTACCTAAATCCTTCGATTGGGATTGAATCTCTTCGATTAACTGCCGAATTTCCAAAGTTGCCTTTGCCGATCGCTGCGCCAAAGCTCTGACCTCATTCGCCACAACTCCAAAGCCCTGACCTTCTTCACCAGCACGAGCCGCTTCAATTGACGCATTCAACGCCAACATATTCGTCTGTGATGCAAATCCACTAATTAGTTTGATTACCTTAGAGATTTTTTGAGAAGCCTCTTCCAATGCCTTTACCTTTTCCGCAGTTTCTACTACAGTTTCACGAATTGCCGAAAAACCTTCAACGGTGCTATTCATCACTATGTCACCTTCCCTTAACGCTTGGTTGGCATAGTCCACTTGTGCTTCGGCTTGGGCGGCTGAATCTCCAATACCTTTGATTGACTCTGTAAGTGTATGAATCCGTTTAAGGGTTTGGGTAATTGCTTGTACCTGTTGATCAGCTCCACTCGATACATTTTTGACAGTTTGCTCATTTTCCGTCACTGTTTGTGATACGGATATAGAAGCAGTTTGAACCTGTTCCACCAATTGGCGTAAATTCGCAATCATTGAGTTGTAGGAATCTGCGATCGTGCCAATTTCGTCATCAGTCACTTTTGCGCGAATGGTCAAGTCCCCACGATTAATGGGATCAACTTCGATCAATAGCTCTAGCGCCCTTTGTTGTAAGGCTTCCTTGGCTTGACGTTGTTCTTGAATGCGAAGTTCGGCATCTGTTTGAGCAACTTCCCGTATCGCCGAAGCGATGCGTTCTGATTCCTGTTGTTTTTCCGTAATCAGAACTTCTAACTGTTCGACCATTTTGTTTAACTCTTGTGATAATGTGCCAATTTCATCACGGCGATCGCTATCAGTTAGACGTTCTCCCATTTCACCTTGACCGATTTTTTGGGTGAATCCAGACAGGCGGCGCAATGGACTAGTAAAGGAACTTGCAATCAAGATACCGATCACCCCTGCACCAACAATAGAAATAGCACCAATCGCATAACCAATATTAGATAAATTGGCTAATAGATCTTGAATCTCAGATAGAGGACGACCAACATGGGCAATCCCCACTGGTTTAGAATTAGGCTCGAGTAATTTGCGATGGTCATAGAGTGGTGCATAAAAAGTTAAGTAGTCAACACCTATGATATTTGTTTCTCCCACATATTCTGTGCCTTGTTTGAGAACTGTATCTGATACCTCACGAGCTGCACGAGTACCGATCGCTCTTGTACTATCGGGACTTTTAGTACTTGGATCAACATAGGGAACGTTGGTGCTAACTCGCCAATCTTGAGCAAAGATAGTCGCAGTTGGAATATTATATCGCTTAGAAAATTTATCAACAATACCATAGTTACGATTGAGCAAGGCTCCTACTACTGCCGTTCCTACAAGCCGACCTTTAACTTTGATCGGATATACTGCCATACTTACCAGTCCTGATTTTCCCTGTTCAGTGTCGTAGGTGTCATTGGGTGCTGGTTGCTTAGCTTCACTCAGACCTTGGGTTATTTGGGGGCGAATACCAATATTGGCTTGCTTCTCTAATCCTAAGGATTGGAGATCGGCTAATTTCACTAATTCAATCCCATACATCGGCTTACCTGTGGCGATCGCACTTTTGACAATCGGTAGGTTTGCCAAATTACTATTACTCGGTGCTACCTTCTGTTGGTAGGATTGGGGAACTAGTTCTTCTTTGTCTTTAGCAGCAAGTTGCGGAAATTTAGAAAAATCTTCATTAAGAACCAGCACATTTCCTTCGATGCTACGACCATTATTGTCAGTAATCAATTTGAAATTCTTAATCGACTCGGGATTAATACCTTCACTACTGACTTGCACTAATGGTTGCAGGATAGAGCGCTTTGCGGTGAGTTCGTTAACATCACTGAGATCGATATTTGCACCTTCAACAGATTTAGCGATCGCCGCCGCTTCTTGCTTACTTTCCTCATTTGTCCAGAGTACATATTCCGATAAAAAGAATGAACCCTTTTCTTGGACGGAAGTTCGCAACTCTTTGAGTGATGCTTGTTCTGATGATTGAACTAATATTTGGATCACGATTAAGACTGGCAAGCCCGAAGTTAGCAACATCAAGATCGACAATTTCCACCTTACCCCCAAGTTATTCCAAAGTTGAGATGGTAATTTCCATAAAGGAATTTTTGGCTTAGTCGAAGTTGCCTGTAAATCCTTTTTAGACAATAAAATTTTGGGCGTAGTTTTATCCGTCAAAACTTGACCTGAAATTTGTGTTTTATCTTCAGAAGGCGGAAGTTCAGGTTTATCTTTCAGTAACATAATTTTTTAAGCTGA includes:
- a CDS encoding chemotaxis protein CheW — its product is MITKQKKEEKLKFLVFTMGNLNLAIGIDSVIRIIPLPKIHRSGDKLLGIAMYEDQEVLVIDLYKRIYDQEKNIAKGFLVIFLGKKSLCGITIDTLPNVEDVPLLSLQTVTSEYRDHDTLGIASHIMQIPIKKSEPQTVFLLDSELLLKMASS
- a CDS encoding hybrid sensor histidine kinase/response regulator; translation: MYNTELEIQDQAYQFFKQEAPEFLQIIETGLLSLREDRSTANIHSIMRAAHSIKGGSASLNLNGIKTIAHQLEDVFRSLYRFEGEIDADIEGLLLQAYDCLREPLMDQLQSGHYESAAAIAAAEPVFDVLKLFFGEIDEDVELPTSAELGVDIVQIVFDGDVQQGILRLQNVLANPEGLPVTGEIRAQVEVFNGLGELLNLSGFKAIAKATLEALERNPDHPILVGEVAVANFVTARDEVLAGDRVQGGNPSPELIALTQSSTSCEENILKESQIPNLIQENSSFNTSNDWITSSEQEIDNSNFLEIESEPETKSSNSESSFLTASLEIFTEVPKFDDFDSQTISLEPEQLNQNFDFFTTNVDNSQSNSPEANIFDNLNSVFDLVELDDFNENLLDSEPIVTAEIKPEITPPIDEQTTQLSISNLAKTTTSTEITSKKITTEKVTPYITETVRVDLPRLERLNNFSSELVTQENASILQNQQLQAKIERIQKQFKGFENLSKNLQICLDKAQRSQVKTQDSSLTNSSINLSISSASNLLADFDPLQMDSYNRLHNVIQEALEEIAQMDEGMRDMAILMQQKQQTQRRKQQILKQLRYDLLWSRMLPLGDILSSLPRMVRELSNKYNKQVNLKLFGAGTLVDKSVLEKLYDPFVHLVRNAFDHGTESTQERLNRGKPAIATIEIRAYYRGNQTYIEIKDDGHGIDIEKIKAKAIAVGLLKSEQANQISKEEIYQFLFAPSFSTAEVVSELSGRGIGLSTVQEQVRSLKGSIEIKSEVGLGTNFIIKLPLTLSIAKLLIFSVQERLMAIAIDTLLGIITVESNAIQIIQGKEFFRFEDRLIPLYPPSIFADGYPLPKKSLDILTPESFTEEDQTTLLLLADGDEIAALPIDRVINEQELAIKPFGKAVAPPSYLYGCTVLGDGSLVPVIDSTSLLAINPVNNLPLPVISSAPNSPSSSPINSTDVQSVPPALRPKPKLQQRRTILIVDDSLTTRQALYLTLEKFGYQVIQSVDGREALEQLSRSPDIQAVICDVEMPVMNGFEFLTACRKENRYAKLPIVMLTSRSGAKHRRVAEMLGASGYHTKPYLEQQLIETIQGLLNTN
- a CDS encoding methyl-accepting chemotaxis protein, encoding MLLKDKPELPPSEDKTQISGQVLTDKTTPKILLSKKDLQATSTKPKIPLWKLPSQLWNNLGVRWKLSILMLLTSGLPVLIVIQILVQSSEQASLKELRTSVQEKGSFFLSEYVLWTNEESKQEAAAIAKSVEGANIDLSDVNELTAKRSILQPLVQVSSEGINPESIKNFKLITDNNGRSIEGNVLVLNEDFSKFPQLAAKDKEELVPQSYQQKVAPSNSNLANLPIVKSAIATGKPMYGIELVKLADLQSLGLEKQANIGIRPQITQGLSEAKQPAPNDTYDTEQGKSGLVSMAVYPIKVKGRLVGTAVVGALLNRNYGIVDKFSKRYNIPTATIFAQDWRVSTNVPYVDPSTKSPDSTRAIGTRAAREVSDTVLKQGTEYVGETNIIGVDYLTFYAPLYDHRKLLEPNSKPVGIAHVGRPLSEIQDLLANLSNIGYAIGAISIVGAGVIGILIASSFTSPLRRLSGFTQKIGQGEMGERLTDSDRRDEIGTLSQELNKMVEQLEVLITEKQQESERIASAIREVAQTDAELRIQEQRQAKEALQQRALELLIEVDPINRGDLTIRAKVTDDEIGTIADSYNSMIANLRQLVEQVQTASISVSQTVTENEQTVKNVSSGADQQVQAITQTLKRIHTLTESIKGIGDSAAQAEAQVDYANQALREGDIVMNSTVEGFSAIRETVVETAEKVKALEEASQKISKVIKLISGFASQTNMLALNASIEAARAGEEGQGFGVVANEVRALAQRSAKATLEIRQLIEEIQSQSKDLGKAVQIGTEQVNNGSRLVEESRQKLTEIAFSSQRVNQIVQKISQSASEQVQTSEDVSQTIQNVALIAANNSTQTESMNEAFAELRKVAQELQINVSQFKVS